A DNA window from Selenomonas sp. oral taxon 126 contains the following coding sequences:
- the sucD gene encoding succinate--CoA ligase subunit alpha has product MSVLIDKDTKVIVQGITGKAAMFHTKQMLDYGAKIVGGVTPGKAGQQVEGVPVFNTVADAVKATGATASVVYVPARFAADSILEAVDAELDLVVCITEHIPVLDMVKVRRYMQGKKTRLVGPNCPGLLTSGQSKLGITPGSVSKPGHVGLISRSGTLTYEAAFQLTNAGIGQTTTVGIGGDPVKGTDFIDALQLFKDDPDTYAVLIIGEIGGTAEEDAAKWIQENMKDKPVSAFIAGRQAPPGKRMGHAGAIISGGKGTAADKVAALNAAGIPVADTVAHIGETMVKLLKEKGLYDKCHTC; this is encoded by the coding sequence ATGTCAGTTCTGATTGATAAAGATACCAAGGTCATCGTACAGGGCATCACGGGCAAGGCTGCCATGTTCCACACGAAGCAGATGCTCGACTACGGCGCGAAGATCGTCGGCGGCGTCACCCCCGGCAAGGCAGGTCAGCAGGTCGAGGGCGTGCCCGTATTCAACACCGTTGCGGACGCTGTGAAGGCGACGGGCGCAACCGCCTCCGTTGTCTACGTCCCCGCACGCTTTGCGGCGGACTCCATTCTCGAGGCGGTCGATGCGGAACTCGACCTCGTCGTCTGCATCACGGAGCACATCCCCGTGCTCGACATGGTGAAGGTACGCCGCTATATGCAGGGCAAGAAGACGCGCCTCGTCGGCCCGAACTGCCCCGGACTCCTCACCTCCGGCCAGTCGAAGCTCGGCATCACGCCCGGCTCCGTCAGCAAGCCCGGCCACGTCGGACTCATCTCGCGCTCCGGAACGCTCACCTATGAGGCGGCATTCCAGCTCACGAACGCGGGCATCGGCCAGACGACCACCGTCGGCATCGGCGGCGACCCCGTCAAGGGCACGGACTTCATCGACGCGCTTCAGCTTTTCAAGGACGACCCTGACACCTACGCCGTCCTCATCATCGGCGAGATCGGCGGCACGGCTGAGGAAGACGCTGCAAAGTGGATTCAGGAGAACATGAAGGATAAGCCGGTCTCGGCGTTCATCGCCGGCCGTCAGGCGCCTCCGGGCAAGCGCATGGGGCACGCAGGCGCGATCATCTCCGGCGGCAAGGGCACGGCAGCGGACAAGGTTGCAGCCCTCAACGCGGCGGGCATCCCCGTCGCCGACACCGTCGCCCACATCGGCGAGACCATGGTCAAGCTCCTCAAGGAGAAGGGTCTCTACGACAAGTGCCACACCTGCTGA
- a CDS encoding type II toxin-antitoxin system HicB family antitoxin, which produces MADVDAYQVTLSALSKEDGGGFLAEVFELPGCIADGETKTEALRNISNAIASWIETAKAEGRDIPAPKLYTDEAPSGKFTTRVPRSIHTALIKIAEQDGVSLNSLVNSFLAMGIGRVYGAEEQQRAVQNPTQGAAAV; this is translated from the coding sequence ATGGCAGATGTTGATGCCTATCAGGTTACACTTTCCGCATTGTCCAAAGAGGATGGCGGCGGGTTTTTGGCGGAGGTTTTTGAGCTTCCGGGCTGTATTGCGGATGGCGAAACGAAGACGGAGGCGCTGCGGAATATTTCGAATGCGATTGCCTCGTGGATTGAAACGGCAAAGGCAGAGGGGCGCGACATACCTGCGCCGAAACTGTATACGGACGAGGCACCCAGTGGGAAGTTTACGACACGCGTGCCACGGAGCATTCACACTGCACTCATAAAAATAGCGGAGCAGGATGGTGTCAGCTTGAACAGTCTGGTAAATTCTTTTCTTGCGATGGGAATTGGTCGTGTCTATGGAGCAGAGGAGCAGCAGCGCGCTGTGCAGAACCCGACGCAAGGTGCAGCAGCCGTATAA
- a CDS encoding TPM domain-containing protein — protein MNGDRSVRGVLALILVLTILLWSGTQTEAATSRLLGGTSVAAEELLAKPAQREYIVDTAGMISAEDAAQITAIGTELRTKTKAEIVVVTVSTLGGADIEGYANELFRSWGIGNAQMNNGVLLLIAKDDRAFRIEVGYGLEGAITDGYAGSVLDAMKGEFRKENYSPAILTAYITLAQKAAAEYGVALESLGAALGIPAKPAHLGAVADFGEMLMPEDATAIEQMGGDLTNATGAQMIVVTMPTLRGVDAGRFAQQLFIDWQLKDAAHGNTALLFIAKEEREIFFLFGSALTEMEQEHDTTYAVNRIRSEFPFDKDDISEEIRKGYATVAARLCEKAHVAVPDSIDEGCSEPFYVYIFGILIAIPLIGLLLYVVGHAFGLAFLSLSALLNLLSSGRYGHMPSGGGGGTYDDDDDRPTYHGGGSSGGGSYGGGSSGGGGASGNW, from the coding sequence ATGAACGGTGACAGATCTGTGCGCGGCGTCCTCGCGCTCATTCTTGTACTCACGATACTTCTATGGAGCGGCACGCAGACAGAGGCTGCCACAAGCAGGCTGCTCGGCGGAACGTCCGTTGCGGCAGAGGAACTGCTCGCAAAACCCGCGCAGAGGGAGTACATCGTCGACACGGCGGGCATGATCTCGGCAGAAGATGCCGCGCAGATCACAGCGATTGGCACAGAGCTGCGCACAAAGACGAAGGCGGAGATTGTCGTCGTCACCGTATCGACGCTCGGCGGTGCGGACATCGAAGGCTATGCGAACGAGCTGTTTCGCAGCTGGGGCATCGGCAACGCGCAGATGAATAACGGCGTTCTCCTGCTGATTGCAAAGGACGACCGCGCCTTCCGCATCGAGGTCGGCTATGGTCTCGAGGGCGCCATCACGGACGGCTATGCGGGCAGCGTGCTCGACGCGATGAAGGGGGAGTTCCGCAAGGAGAACTACTCCCCCGCGATCCTCACGGCGTATATCACGCTCGCGCAAAAGGCAGCTGCGGAGTACGGCGTGGCACTGGAGAGCCTTGGCGCGGCACTCGGTATCCCCGCAAAACCCGCACATCTCGGCGCGGTGGCAGACTTTGGCGAAATGCTGATGCCGGAGGACGCGACGGCGATCGAGCAGATGGGCGGCGATCTCACGAACGCGACGGGCGCGCAGATGATTGTTGTCACCATGCCGACGCTGAGGGGTGTGGATGCAGGGCGGTTTGCGCAGCAGCTCTTTATCGACTGGCAGCTGAAGGACGCGGCACACGGGAACACGGCGCTGCTCTTTATTGCAAAGGAAGAACGCGAGATTTTCTTTCTGTTCGGGTCTGCCCTGACCGAGATGGAGCAGGAGCACGACACGACCTACGCCGTCAACCGCATCCGCTCCGAATTCCCCTTTGACAAGGATGATATTTCCGAGGAGATCCGAAAGGGCTATGCCACCGTCGCCGCAAGGCTGTGCGAGAAGGCTCATGTCGCCGTGCCGGACTCCATCGACGAGGGCTGCAGTGAGCCCTTCTACGTCTATATCTTTGGCATCCTCATTGCGATCCCGCTCATCGGACTGCTTCTCTATGTCGTGGGCCACGCATTCGGGCTTGCGTTCCTCTCGCTGTCCGCCCTGCTGAACCTCCTCTCCTCGGGCAGATACGGTCACATGCCTTCCGGCGGTGGTGGCGGCACCTATGACGATGATGATGACCGCCCCACCTATCACGGCGGTGGCTCCTCGGGCGGCGGCAGCTACGGCGGCGGCTCCTCGGGCGGCGGCGGCGCATCGGGGAATTGGTAG
- a CDS encoding LemA family protein, whose product MNNKGSMTVGVIITIVVILIALGGFISLYNGLKEAEIRVDASYGQVENQMQRRSDLIPNLVNTVKGYDVHEKTIIEEVVNARTKLAGAQGVEQMDAANAELTGALGRLFAIAEAYPDLKANTQYLELMRELSGSENRIAVARRDYNEAVREYNVRISTFPGMFLAGFMNMTQKPQFKAKESADAVPEVKF is encoded by the coding sequence ATGAACAACAAGGGCTCTATGACCGTCGGGGTCATCATCACCATCGTCGTCATCCTCATCGCCCTCGGCGGCTTCATCTCTCTCTATAACGGGCTGAAGGAGGCAGAGATCCGCGTCGACGCCTCCTACGGACAGGTCGAGAACCAGATGCAGCGGCGCAGCGACCTCATCCCGAATCTCGTGAACACGGTCAAGGGCTATGACGTACACGAAAAGACCATCATCGAGGAGGTTGTAAACGCACGTACGAAACTCGCGGGCGCACAGGGCGTGGAGCAGATGGATGCAGCGAACGCGGAGCTGACGGGCGCACTCGGTCGTCTCTTTGCCATCGCAGAGGCCTATCCCGACCTCAAGGCAAACACGCAGTACCTCGAACTCATGCGCGAGCTGTCGGGCTCTGAGAACCGCATCGCCGTCGCACGCCGCGACTACAACGAGGCAGTGCGCGAGTACAACGTGCGCATCTCGACCTTCCCCGGCATGTTCCTCGCAGGCTTCATGAACATGACGCAAAAGCCCCAGTTCAAGGCAAAGGAGAGCGCGGACGCCGTGCCCGAGGTGAAGTTCTAA